A section of the Erwinia sp. E602 genome encodes:
- the hpaE gene encoding 5-carboxymethyl-2-hydroxymuconate semialdehyde dehydrogenase, translating into MNRIDHWIDGKRVASAEYFTTSNPATGEVLAEVASGGEREIHQAVDAAKRAFPKWANTPMKERARLMRRLGELIDENVPEIAALETADTGLPIHQTKNVLIPRASHNFEFFAGICQQMNGRSYPVDDQMLNYTLVQPVGVCALVSPWNVPFMTATWKTAPCLALGNTAVLKMSELSPLTADRLGELALEAGIPAGVLNVVQGYGATAGDALVRHHDVRAISFTGGTVTGRRIMQSAGLKKYSMELGGKSPVLIFEDADIERALDAALFTIFSLNGERCTAGSRIFIQQSIYPEFVKRFAERANRLRVGDPTDPQTQVGSMITQQHWEKVTGYIRLGIDEGAKLVAGGPDRPAGLSHGNFLRPTVLADVDNRMRVAQEEIFGPVACLLPFKDEAEGLRLANDVEYGLASYIWTRDISKVLRLAHHIEAGMVFVNTQNVRDLRQPFGGVKASGTGREGGEYSFEVFAEMKNVCISMGNHPIPKWGV; encoded by the coding sequence ATGAACAGGATAGACCACTGGATCGACGGCAAACGCGTGGCCAGCGCGGAGTACTTCACCACCAGCAACCCGGCCACCGGCGAGGTGCTGGCCGAGGTCGCCTCCGGCGGCGAGCGGGAGATCCACCAGGCGGTAGACGCGGCGAAGCGGGCCTTCCCGAAATGGGCCAATACGCCGATGAAGGAGCGTGCGCGTCTGATGCGCCGGCTTGGCGAGCTGATCGATGAAAACGTGCCGGAGATTGCCGCGCTGGAAACCGCCGATACCGGCCTGCCGATCCACCAGACAAAAAACGTGCTGATCCCGCGCGCCTCGCACAACTTCGAATTTTTTGCCGGGATCTGCCAGCAGATGAACGGCCGCAGCTACCCGGTCGACGACCAGATGCTCAACTACACGCTGGTGCAGCCGGTCGGCGTCTGCGCGCTGGTGTCGCCGTGGAACGTGCCCTTTATGACCGCCACCTGGAAAACCGCCCCCTGCCTGGCGCTGGGTAACACCGCGGTGCTGAAGATGTCCGAACTGTCGCCGCTCACCGCCGACCGGCTGGGCGAGCTGGCGCTGGAGGCCGGCATCCCCGCCGGGGTGCTGAACGTGGTGCAGGGTTACGGGGCCACCGCCGGTGATGCGCTGGTGCGCCACCACGACGTGCGCGCCATCTCCTTCACCGGCGGCACCGTCACCGGGCGCAGGATTATGCAGAGCGCCGGGCTGAAGAAGTATTCAATGGAGCTGGGCGGCAAATCGCCGGTGCTGATCTTCGAGGACGCCGACATCGAGCGCGCGCTGGACGCCGCGCTGTTCACCATCTTTTCGCTGAACGGCGAGCGCTGCACCGCCGGCTCGCGCATCTTTATCCAGCAGAGCATCTACCCCGAGTTTGTTAAGCGTTTTGCGGAGCGCGCCAACCGCCTGCGCGTCGGCGACCCGACCGATCCGCAAACCCAGGTGGGTTCGATGATCACGCAGCAGCACTGGGAAAAGGTCACCGGCTATATCCGCCTCGGCATTGATGAAGGCGCAAAACTGGTGGCCGGTGGCCCGGACCGCCCGGCCGGGTTATCCCATGGCAACTTTCTGCGCCCTACCGTACTGGCCGACGTGGATAACCGCATGCGCGTGGCGCAGGAGGAGATCTTCGGTCCGGTGGCCTGCCTGCTGCCGTTTAAAGACGAGGCCGAAGGCCTGCGGCTGGCCAACGACGTGGAGTACGGCCTCGCCTCCTACATCTGGACCCGGGACATCAGTAAGGTACTGCGCCTCGCCCACCATATTGAAGCCGGGATGGTGTTCGTCAACACGCAGAACGTCCGCGACCTGCGCCAGCCGTTCGGCGGCGTTAAAGCCTCCGGCACCGGCCGCGAAGGCGGTGAGTACAGCTTCGAGGTGTTCGCCGAGATGAAAAACGTCTGCATCTCGATGGGCAATCACCCCATCCCGAAATGGGGCGTCTGA
- the hpaR gene encoding homoprotocatechuate degradation operon regulator HpaR, whose product MTDSLTIALLQARETAMGYFRPILNRHNLTEQQWRIIRILAEHRSLDFHALAQQACVLRPSLTGILTRLERDGLVLRLKPLNDQRKLFASLTPAGQTLYQQACHEVDAGYRQIEQQFGPQKMQQLRQLLQEFNALNGGEGTQEDDATLQS is encoded by the coding sequence ATGACCGATTCCCTGACAATTGCTTTACTTCAGGCACGCGAGACGGCGATGGGCTACTTTCGCCCGATCCTCAACCGTCATAACCTGACCGAGCAGCAGTGGCGGATTATTCGCATCCTCGCTGAACACCGGTCGCTTGACTTTCACGCGCTGGCGCAGCAGGCCTGCGTGCTGCGCCCGAGCCTGACCGGCATCCTCACCCGCCTGGAGCGGGATGGCCTGGTACTGCGACTGAAACCGCTGAACGATCAGCGTAAACTGTTCGCTTCGCTGACCCCGGCGGGGCAGACGCTCTATCAGCAGGCCTGTCATGAGGTTGACGCCGGTTACCGGCAGATTGAGCAGCAGTTTGGCCCGCAAAAAATGCAGCAGCTCAGACAACTGCTGCAGGAGTTTAATGCTCTGAACGGCGGGGAAGGGACGCAGGAGGACGATGCCACGTTGCAGTCTTGA
- a CDS encoding fumarylacetoacetate hydrolase family protein, with the protein MKRSVFSVALNHHSQIDAWADRFRQPPYQQPPQSPVWFIKPRNTHRRSGDAISLAGLPTFSGGTLAVAIGKTARKVTVAQAAGCISGYALANEVSLAEESFYRPAIAAKCRDGFCPLGETVPLADASALDIITEINGVVVQCWSTSELQRGAAALIAALSDFVTLQPGDLILLGTPQQRVAVNDGDEVVIKAAGLPPLRNTFTRTADATTQPDGHPTFFALGLNYADHASELDFTPPAEPLVFIKAPNSITGDNAVSVRPDNVGYMHYEAELVVVIGKTARSVSRERALEYVQGYTLCNDYAIRDYLENYYRPNLRVKSRDTLTPLHAGLVPRRDVPDAQNLWLKTWVNGELRQSGNTRDMVFDVPFLVAYLSEIMTLQPGDMIATGTPKGLADVRPGDEVVVEIEGVGRLVNHIVSEQQFEESLQ; encoded by the coding sequence ATGAAACGATCCGTTTTTTCCGTTGCCCTCAACCATCACTCACAAATCGACGCGTGGGCCGACCGCTTCCGCCAGCCGCCTTATCAGCAACCGCCGCAGTCACCGGTGTGGTTTATCAAGCCGCGTAATACCCACCGCCGCAGCGGCGATGCCATAAGCCTTGCCGGGCTGCCCACCTTCAGCGGCGGTACGCTGGCGGTGGCGATCGGGAAAACGGCGCGTAAGGTCACGGTGGCGCAGGCCGCAGGCTGTATCAGCGGGTATGCGCTGGCTAACGAGGTCAGCCTGGCGGAAGAGAGTTTTTACCGGCCGGCGATCGCGGCCAAGTGCCGCGACGGCTTCTGTCCGCTGGGCGAAACCGTGCCGCTGGCCGACGCCAGCGCGCTGGACATCATTACCGAGATCAACGGCGTGGTAGTGCAGTGCTGGTCCACCTCTGAGCTGCAGCGCGGGGCCGCAGCGCTGATCGCCGCATTAAGCGATTTCGTAACGCTGCAGCCGGGCGACCTGATCCTGCTCGGCACCCCGCAGCAGCGCGTGGCCGTTAACGACGGGGACGAGGTGGTGATTAAGGCCGCCGGCCTGCCGCCGCTGCGTAACACCTTTACCCGCACGGCCGACGCCACGACCCAGCCGGACGGCCACCCGACCTTCTTCGCACTCGGCCTCAACTACGCCGATCACGCCAGCGAGCTGGATTTTACGCCGCCCGCGGAGCCGCTGGTGTTTATCAAAGCGCCGAACAGCATCACCGGTGATAACGCCGTCAGCGTGCGCCCGGACAACGTCGGCTACATGCACTACGAGGCCGAACTGGTGGTGGTGATCGGCAAAACCGCGCGCAGCGTCAGCCGCGAGCGGGCGCTGGAGTACGTACAGGGCTACACGCTGTGCAACGACTACGCGATCCGCGACTACCTGGAAAACTACTACCGCCCCAACCTGCGGGTGAAAAGCCGCGACACGCTGACCCCGCTGCACGCCGGCCTGGTGCCGCGCCGCGACGTACCCGACGCGCAGAATCTGTGGCTGAAGACCTGGGTTAACGGCGAGCTGCGGCAGTCGGGCAACACCCGCGACATGGTATTCGACGTGCCGTTTCTGGTGGCGTACCTCAGCGAAATTATGACCCTGCAGCCGGGGGATATGATCGCCACCGGCACGCCGAAAGGGCTGGCCGACGTGCGGCCCGGCGATGAGGTGGTGGTGGAGATCGAAGGCGTCGGCCGCCTGGTTAATCATATCGTCAGCGAACAACAGTTTGAGGAGAGCCTGCAATGA
- a CDS encoding alpha/beta fold hydrolase yields the protein MQQEQLPVVLIPGFMLDETLWDEFISVYPDSRRFIRASLSQGQTIAEMAGHIAGGLPERFVLAGFSLGGYVARAVAEAFPQRTAGMILIATSLREDSPEQRARLEAASRVALSGDFKGISPGAVKRSLHPSRHGDAALIQKVREMGKRLGAEVFRTQSGLERNGITLRPVSIPVMVVAAGQDQLRSDEEAAELADCFGCDVHVIEGSGHLIPLETPRELARSVYTWLQTSGL from the coding sequence ATGCAACAAGAGCAGCTACCTGTCGTACTTATCCCGGGATTTATGCTCGACGAGACGCTGTGGGATGAGTTTATCAGCGTCTATCCGGACAGCCGTCGTTTTATCAGGGCAAGCCTGAGCCAGGGTCAGACCATAGCGGAAATGGCTGGCCATATTGCCGGTGGACTTCCGGAGCGCTTTGTTCTTGCTGGCTTTTCGTTAGGTGGCTATGTAGCACGGGCAGTCGCCGAGGCATTTCCCCAGCGCACAGCAGGCATGATCCTGATTGCCACCTCCCTGCGCGAGGATTCACCTGAACAGCGCGCGCGGCTTGAAGCCGCTTCCCGTGTCGCACTTTCCGGAGACTTTAAGGGCATCAGCCCCGGCGCGGTCAAAAGGTCTCTCCACCCTTCCCGTCACGGTGATGCCGCGTTAATTCAGAAAGTTCGTGAGATGGGGAAACGACTCGGCGCGGAGGTGTTCAGAACACAGTCCGGACTGGAGCGTAACGGCATCACCCTCAGGCCGGTTTCCATCCCGGTGATGGTGGTCGCAGCAGGTCAGGATCAGCTCCGGTCCGATGAGGAGGCGGCGGAACTCGCGGACTGCTTCGGATGTGACGTTCATGTTATCGAAGGAAGTGGTCACCTGATCCCGCTGGAAACCCCCCGGGAGCTTGCACGGTCTGTTTATACCTGGCTGCAAACGTCAGGGCTGTAG